The following proteins are encoded in a genomic region of Magnolia sinica isolate HGM2019 chromosome 1, MsV1, whole genome shotgun sequence:
- the LOC131248247 gene encoding alcohol acyltransferase 9-like — protein sequence MERSKEMSQMFPNGLTSLNLSSNLGRANLVQKCYRASQPFQAQLKQLAQSNGEDTCTTFDAVAAHVWRCWVKALDIRPLDYDLRLTFAINVRPKLTDPPLKDGFLGNAVCVACATSTVGQLVDGQISAVARLVREARLGMSEEYVRSTIDYIGVDRPTRLDFAGKLTITQWTRFSIYESSDFGYDRPVYAGPIDLKPTPQMCVFLPDGGPSPGRRNKPSKMERKKHEVVERAKRPFLEQQMREDQGSNKKQKTNEEVEVPKSLQRFIRKKVE from the exons ATGGAGAGGAGCAAAGAGATGTCCCAAAT GTTTCCAAATGGGCTTACATCTCTGAACCTTAGCTCAAACCTGGGTCGAGCCAACCTGGTCCAGAAATGTTACCGTGCGAGCCAACCATTCCAAGCCCAGCTCAAGCAGCTAGCTCAGTCCAACGGCGAGGATACCTGCACTACGTTCGATGCCGTAGCAGCACATGTGTGGAGGTGTTGGGTGAAGGCGCTCGATATCCGTCCTCTGGATTATGATCTACGGCTGACGTTCGCCATCAATGTCCGTCCTAAACTGACAGATCCACCGTTGAAAGATGGTTTTTTGGGCAATGCAGTATGTGTAGCATGTGCTACGAGCACGGTGGGCCAGCTTGTTGATGGACAAATCTCCGCCGTTGCTCGATTAGTCCGTGAGGCCCGTCTTGGTATGTCAGAAGAGTATGTGCGGTCCACGATCGATTACATCGGGGTGGATCGGCCTACAAGGCTCGATTTCGCTGGGAAGCTGACGATCACGCAGTGGACCCGGTTCTCTATCTATGAGTCGTCGGATTTCGGGTACGACCGGCCCGTTTATGCAGGCCCGATTGATCTGAAGCCCACACCACAGATGTGCGTGTTCTTGCCAGATGGTGGGCCATCTCCAG GGAGGAGAAACAAGCCAAGCAAAATGGAGAGGAAGAAACACGAGGTAGTTGAAAGGGCCAAGAGGCCTTTCTTGGAGCAACAAATGAGGGAGGACCAAGGGTCTAACAAGAAGCAGAAAACCAATGAGGAAGTTGAGGTTCCCAAGTCTCTACAACGCTTCATTCGCAAGAAGGTAGAGTGA